GATGTCGCTCGCGGCGCCCAGCGGCACTCGGGTTTCCTTCTTGTCCGCGTCGAACAGGCCGAGGTACTTCTGCGCCCGGTTGAAGTGAAGCCGACATATGGGCTTCCGGTTGTTATCGTCCAGCAGTATGGCGAAATAGCTCTTGGCGTCCCGGTCCACGACCCGTTCGTAGGCGACGTCGCTGACCACGATCGCACGCACTATGGCAAATCCCTCCAACTCGTCGAGGGTGGTCTCAATCTCATCTTGGAGTTCCTTGGACTCCGCCTCCACCTCTGCCACGGCGATGTCGCTCGGCGCTTCGCCCCTGAGGGCAAGTTTCAGGCGTTCGTTCACTCGGTCGCTGACGAATTGTGCGCATGCCCTGGTGACAAGCTTGGCGAACGTCTCGCGCAAAGCTGGCGAGACCCTCCCTTGGTAGACGCGAGACACCAGCAACCGGACAAAATCATCGGTCGGGCTGGCGAATATCTCGCCCAAGGCACTCTTGAAGGCGGAAACGTACTTCAGTTCTTCGGCGGACGCCAGAACCGAATCCAGGTCGAAGGAATCCTTGGCCAGTTTCTTCAACTCGGGGACCACATGCGGATCAATGGCAAGCAAGTCGAGGCGCAGGAAGGGAGCCTCGTCCATCACGTTGGGCCGGTCGAGGTCGGTGTAAAACTCCCAAGTCCGCCCATTGGTCAGCGCGCCGATTCTGGCTTTTGACACCGCGAAATAGCGAGTCAACTGACTGGCATGGTCACGCTTCAGAGACTCCCCGATCTTTTTCGCCTCAACCAGAATTTGAACCTGTCCGTCCCGGACGATGGCGTAGTCGATCTTCTCGCCCTTCTTGATTCCAACGTCGGCGACGAACTCCGGGACCACCTCGGCGGGGTTGAACACGTCGTATCCCAGCACGCGGCCGATAAACGGCATGATGATCGCGGTCTTTGTCGCCTCTTCGGTCTGAATCGAATCCGCGTATTCGGCCACCCTGGCTGCCAGATCTTCAAGGGCGTCGTCAAACGACATGGGGGGAACCTCCTTGTGCTCAGCGTCTAACCTTACAGGTCCGGCCGCGCCG
The nucleotide sequence above comes from Bifidobacteriaceae bacterium. Encoded proteins:
- a CDS encoding type I restriction enzyme HsdR N-terminal domain-containing protein; the encoded protein is GLERSTIHAKEREGICLRNIDLVGLPQISPALDLVVDHALTDEWLLGTDAGLVLGPREQFPPTTRMRQQHAQLRERGDYEVIVDGIATYLERVVPWPHRTECRFWSLTAMPSTNRSQNHRRLFALSINNVEVLVAFEERARPGGAWRQIWFMNVSSGVRLPLRVKLFARQRNFYVTAGTVRQIYADGPIELSPAVVSAARKLAIKLLRKGQGLFARFHNQLLADDVFAVLERRCAQSDSRPSGAAGPVRLDAEHKEVPPMSFDDALEDLAARVAEYADSIQTEEATKTAIIMPFIGRVLGYDVFNPAEVVPEFVADVGIKKGEKIDYAIVRDGQVQILVEAKKIGESLKRDHASQLTRYFAVSKARIGALTNGRTWEFYTDLDRPNVMDEAPFLRLDLLAIDPHVVPELKKLAKDSFDLDSVLASAEELKYVSAFKSALGEIFASPTDDFVRLLVSRVYQGRVSPALRETFAKLVTRACAQFVSDRVNERLKLALRGEAPSDIAVAEVEAESKELQDEIETTLDELEGFAIVRAIVVSDVAYERVVDRDAKSYFAILLDDNNRKPICRLHFNRAQKYLGLFDADKKETRVPLGAASDIYLHADALRETVRRYL